In the genome of Cyanobacterium stanieri LEGE 03274, the window TGTTTATGCTTACCAACGGCGATACCGGGGACATTTTCAAAGACAAAATATTTCGGTTGTAAATCTCGAATCACTCGCACATATTCAAATACCAATGAATTACGGGGATCATCTAATTGTCTTTTTCCCATGAGAGAAAACCCTTGACAGGGTGGACCACCTGCGATTAAATCGATTTCATCGATACCTTTATCTTGAAGAATCCCTTTTAAATACTCGGTTTTGAGATGGTTTATATCTTGGCAAATAGTGTGAGTATAAGGAAAATTGAGATGATGAATTAGAGCATGAATTGCATCAAACTCAACAGCTACCACTACATCAAATCCAGAGGCTTCTAAACCCAAGGACATTCCCCCACATCCTGAAAATAAATCCATTGCAATTGGTCTTTTCATCATTTGAAAATAATACTACCTACTCACTTTATCAAGAAAATATTTTCATTTCAAGATCTTCAGATATTATTAAAATTTCGTCCACTACTATTGATACATTAAACTGTGCTTTAATAATAGAAAAAAATAATATAAAAAACTGATTAAGTATGCTATTTTTATGTTCAGCATTCAGTAATAAATCAGATGTTTTCAATGTATGATAATCTCCATATTAAGCAATATATTAATAAGAATTTAACCTCTACATCACATCAACGATAATATCCCTCTCATACTGTTTAAACTCATCATCCAGATTGTACAATAAACCATGAATATTTTGTCGTAACTCTCGAGCAGGTTTTAAACAATTCAATAAATACTCCTCCGTTGTTAAATTAAGGCTAGGATAAAGTATTTTCAAAAAACCAGAAGCACTTTTTAAAATTGCATTTTCATCTCTTATAGATACCTTAGAAATAAAATTAGTATGAGATTTTGCATAATGATAAAAACGATTATCCTTCCTCAAACTCAATAAAACATCCCCAAAAAAATCAGTTTTTAAACCTATCTGATAAGCCGTCATTTTTGATTGAAACTTAGGAATTTTCCACCCCGGAATAATTCCCGCAAAACGATCTAATAAAGCCGTTTCTGAAAAAAACTTAGGCAGATTTTTAATTAAATTATCTTCATTTTTCGGACGTTGATAAGCATCCAATTCGATATTAGCTAACAACACCAAACTACAATCACTACTTATATCAGCAAACCCCGCCCGATTATAACGCCCATTCGCCAAATAAGTTTTTAAAGGGCCAATCATTTCGTCAGGATTATCAAAAGTTAAACTTTGAACCTCATCTAACACAGTAACATCATAAGTACCCAATAAACCTATTTCCCCAGTTCTACCATTAAAAAATAATCGTGGCGCCGTTATTTTCCCTCCACTTACCACCATTACCTTACTATTAACATTCTCATAAAAGAAACTTTTTCCCGTGCCTTTAGGCGCCAATTCCATCACATGATAGTTAGATTCTACGAGAGGTAATAATCTACTGAAAACCCAGATTTTTGCATCATTATTATAGCCAGAATCTTCAGGGTTTAAACCCATCGAACAAAACATTAAATCTCGCCATTCTTCAAAGGTAAACTCATCACGACATCGAGCATAATATCTTAAATCCACTTCTGAAGATTGAAAAGGATCAAAATTGCAAATATTAATGTTATACTTTCCCTGTTCATTCACACTATAATTAAGGGTAATTTTCCCCCATAATCCTCTCCCTAATAATAAAGGATATTTTTCAAGAATATCAGAATCAATATCACATTCTCTAAGGTTTAAAATAGGAATACTTGCCAAGGGTTTTTGTATTTCATCCGTTGCTTTTTCAAGGGGAATTCTTACCTTTAATTTAGCAATTAACTGATATTCTTCTCCCTGATATACTTTATATTTGATTCTTTCCTTATCATCTTTTCTCGGAAAGGCTTTCATTACTAAACTGTTTACCCTATCATGCTCTGCATTACTTAAATCACCTCTACCCGGTGCAATTTTATCTAATATCCATTCAGCCACAAAACTAGGCACTCCGACTTTATTTAATCCGCTAGACGGTAATCTTGTTTTATCAATGGAATAGTCGCTAAATATTTGATTTACTAAATCATTCTGATAGGGATTATTGTGGTGCATGATTATATTTTTTTGTAATCTTTAAACAATATTGAAAAGTGATTATTTTTTGTACTATAGATAAATATAGTAATTAAAAACACTTAATCTATAAAAATTCGTCAATTCCTGTAGCAAAACCGCTATTATATTCAGTTTTATTGTGATTGGTAGTTAGTCGGAAAAGAATTTTATTTTTATCGGCTAATTCTCCTAAACTGGCTTTAATATTTTCTTTTGCTAATTTTTCTACATCAATTTGTTTTGTTTTTATAATTGTAGCTACGTGTTTTTCTATATCTTCATCTAATAAACCTTGTCCTTTTAACTGTGCTTTTTGTAATTCCAATTGATTATTAAATTCTTTAGATTTAATACTGCTATCAATACCTTTATTTATAAATTCTTTTCTCAGATTTAATATGCTGTCAATAATACTAGGTAATATCTTTAAATATTTCTGTGCTAAATCTTGACTATCTGGAGAATTTAATTCTTCTAATAATCCTTGATAACTATATTTACAATGCACCATTTCTAAGATAGCATAACGGAAAAATATCCATTGACTCTCATTTAATTCTTTAAGATGAAGATGCAACAAACCTCTTAAACCTAATTCACTAGGGTTAAATACATTAATTCTTGATTCATTTATTAAACCAGTTAGGGTATGGTGTAAACTATCGGATGATGAAGAAAAATATTTGTTTAAAGCCTTTAAATATAATTGAGAAATAAACTTAGTAATTCTCAGTCTTTCTTCATAGGATGTAGATTGATTATTTTCAATCATTAATTCAACAATAGAATGAATTGTCATGGGATAACCTAATTGAAAAGCCTGAGTAGAAATAGCATCTAAAATAGATTTTGCTTT includes:
- the brxL gene encoding BREX system Lon protease-like protein BrxL — translated: MHHNNPYQNDLVNQIFSDYSIDKTRLPSSGLNKVGVPSFVAEWILDKIAPGRGDLSNAEHDRVNSLVMKAFPRKDDKERIKYKVYQGEEYQLIAKLKVRIPLEKATDEIQKPLASIPILNLRECDIDSDILEKYPLLLGRGLWGKITLNYSVNEQGKYNINICNFDPFQSSEVDLRYYARCRDEFTFEEWRDLMFCSMGLNPEDSGYNNDAKIWVFSRLLPLVESNYHVMELAPKGTGKSFFYENVNSKVMVVSGGKITAPRLFFNGRTGEIGLLGTYDVTVLDEVQSLTFDNPDEMIGPLKTYLANGRYNRAGFADISSDCSLVLLANIELDAYQRPKNEDNLIKNLPKFFSETALLDRFAGIIPGWKIPKFQSKMTAYQIGLKTDFFGDVLLSLRKDNRFYHYAKSHTNFISKVSIRDENAILKSASGFLKILYPSLNLTTEEYLLNCLKPARELRQNIHGLLYNLDDEFKQYERDIIVDVM